A stretch of Candidatus Methylomirabilota bacterium DNA encodes these proteins:
- the msrB gene encoding peptide-methionine (R)-S-oxide reductase MsrB produces MKVKVFNRKGQLVGPVESAPVRKTDAQWRAQLTPAQFTIARGKGTESPFCGTLLDNKRTGVYSCVCCGLPLFQSDTKFNSGTGWPSFFQPVAPENVSTYEDLSHGMVRVEILCSRCDAHLGHVFDDGPPPTGLRYCVNSESLVFTDAADTARLADPAAD; encoded by the coding sequence ATGAAGGTCAAAGTGTTCAACCGAAAGGGCCAGCTCGTCGGCCCCGTCGAGAGCGCCCCGGTGAGAAAGACCGACGCGCAATGGCGGGCGCAGCTCACGCCGGCCCAGTTCACGATCGCACGCGGCAAGGGCACCGAGAGCCCGTTCTGCGGTACGTTGCTCGACAACAAGCGGACCGGCGTGTACAGCTGCGTGTGCTGCGGTCTGCCCCTGTTCCAGTCCGACACCAAGTTCAACTCCGGGACGGGCTGGCCGAGCTTCTTCCAGCCGGTCGCCCCGGAGAACGTGAGCACCTATGAGGATCTCAGCCACGGGATGGTGCGCGTCGAGATCCTGTGTTCGCGCTGCGATGCCCACCTGGGCCACGTCTTCGACGACGGCCCGCCGCCCACCGGGCTGCGCTACTGCGTGAACTCGGAGTCGCTCGTCTTCACGGACGCGGCGGACACGGCCCGCCTCGCCGATCCGGCCGCCGACTGA
- a CDS encoding alpha/beta family hydrolase, whose amino-acid sequence MPAAVERLEVPGADLPAVRGFVHRPPLPLGEGLVLTHGAGGDCQAPILVELAGRFAEDGFVVIRCDLPYRQARRRGPPARGGAARDRQGLRHAAQIAGELVGGRVSLGGLSYGGRQASMLVADDPGLVGALLLLSYPLHPPMQPQRSRTEHFPRLQRPTLFVHGDHDPFGSLEELDRARALIPAKTDVLVVRPAGHDLGYARAAGGVQPALSSRVVAAFRSLLA is encoded by the coding sequence GTGCCGGCGGCGGTCGAGCGCCTCGAGGTTCCCGGCGCCGACCTGCCTGCCGTTCGGGGCTTCGTGCATCGTCCGCCCTTGCCACTTGGCGAAGGGCTGGTTCTGACCCACGGCGCGGGCGGGGATTGCCAGGCGCCCATTCTGGTCGAGCTGGCCGGACGGTTCGCCGAGGACGGCTTCGTCGTGATCCGCTGTGATCTGCCCTACCGCCAGGCGCGTCGGCGTGGTCCGCCGGCCCGGGGCGGCGCGGCCCGTGACCGCCAGGGGCTCCGGCACGCCGCGCAGATCGCCGGCGAGCTGGTGGGCGGGCGCGTGTCGCTGGGCGGCTTGTCGTACGGTGGCCGCCAGGCCTCGATGCTGGTTGCCGACGACCCCGGGCTGGTCGGCGCGCTACTGCTCCTGTCCTACCCGCTGCATCCCCCGATGCAGCCGCAGCGCTCGCGGACCGAGCACTTCCCGCGGCTGCAGCGACCGACGCTGTTCGTCCACGGCGACCACGATCCATTCGGCTCTCTGGAGGAGCTGGACCGCGCGCGGGCGCTCATCCCGGCCAAGACCGATGTGCTGGTCGTCAGGCCGGCCGGCCATGATCTCGGCTATGCCCGGGCGGCCGGGGGTGTTCAGCCGGCGTTGTCGTCGCGCGTCGTGGCGGCCTTTCGGTCGCTGCTCGCCTGA
- a CDS encoding CoA transferase, producing MTLPLAHIKVIDLTRARAGPTAVRQLADMGADVIKVASREIVEGDSTSIGFDFLNLHRNKRAMTLDLKHPRGVEVLKRMVARADVLVENYRPDVKHRLGIDYEALSAINPRLVYGSISGFGQTGPYRDRPGYDQIAQGMGGLMSITGLPGQGPVRVGIPVADLTAGLFLAQGILVALLERERSGRGQWVHTSLLQAMVTMLDFQAARWLIDSEIPPQAGNDHPTGIPTGVFTTADGHINIAASGQVMYRRLCEAIGATHLIDDPRFKTMADRSRHRKAMNEELDKVLVARPSAEWIEALNKAGVPCGPILNVEQVFEDPQVQHLGLAQPVRHPERGEIRVQGLPAALSRTPGAIRRAAPAHGEHTDEILAEFGYSREEIAALRRDGIV from the coding sequence ATGACGCTCCCGCTGGCCCACATCAAGGTGATCGACCTCACCCGCGCCCGGGCCGGCCCGACCGCGGTGCGCCAGCTGGCCGACATGGGCGCCGACGTCATCAAGGTGGCGAGCCGGGAGATCGTGGAGGGCGACTCCACGTCGATCGGCTTCGACTTCCTCAACCTGCACCGGAACAAGCGGGCCATGACGCTCGACCTCAAGCACCCCCGTGGCGTCGAGGTCCTCAAGCGCATGGTGGCGCGCGCCGATGTGCTGGTGGAGAACTATCGGCCGGACGTCAAGCACCGGCTGGGCATCGACTACGAGGCCCTGTCGGCGATCAATCCCCGACTGGTCTATGGCTCCATCTCGGGCTTCGGGCAGACGGGGCCGTACCGGGACCGTCCCGGCTACGATCAGATCGCTCAGGGCATGGGCGGGCTCATGTCGATCACCGGGCTCCCGGGGCAGGGACCCGTGCGCGTCGGCATCCCGGTGGCCGACCTCACGGCCGGCCTGTTCCTGGCCCAGGGCATCCTGGTCGCGCTCCTGGAGCGGGAGCGATCGGGACGGGGGCAGTGGGTGCACACCTCGCTGCTCCAGGCCATGGTGACCATGCTCGACTTCCAGGCGGCGCGCTGGCTCATCGACAGCGAGATTCCGCCCCAGGCCGGCAACGATCATCCCACCGGCATTCCCACCGGCGTGTTCACCACCGCCGACGGGCACATCAACATCGCGGCCTCCGGGCAGGTCATGTACCGGCGGCTCTGTGAAGCCATCGGGGCCACGCACCTGATCGACGATCCGCGGTTCAAGACGATGGCCGACCGCTCGCGCCACCGCAAGGCCATGAACGAGGAGCTCGACAAGGTCCTGGTCGCCCGGCCCAGTGCCGAGTGGATCGAGGCCCTCAACAAGGCCGGCGTGCCCTGTGGCCCCATCCTCAACGTCGAGCAGGTCTTCGAGGATCCACAGGTGCAGCACCTCGGGCTGGCCCAGCCCGTTCGCCATCCCGAACGCGGAGAGATCCGCGTGCAGGGGCTGCCCGCGGCGCTCTCGCGCACGCCCGGAGCCATCCGCCGGGCCGCGCCCGCCCACGGCGAGCACACGGACGAGATCCTGGCCGAGTTCGGCTACTCGCGGGAGGAGATCGCCGCCCTTCGTCGCGACGGCATCGTCTGA
- a CDS encoding alpha/beta hydrolase: MPKVRIDDGVSLYYEEIGQGTPLVFVHEFAGEIASWDPQVRFFARRYRTIAYNARGYPPSDVPDDVAAYSQDRAADDIRGVLDALGIARAHVCGLSMGGYATLHFGLRHPSRALSLVVAGAGYGSVVAERERFHQDSALIARRLDEEGMKVVAEFYARGPSRVQFLDKDPQGWREFYERLAASSARGHALTLRGVQMTRPSVFELGDRLERLEVPTLIMTGDEDEPCLEPAVFMKRKIPTAGLVVLPKAGHTINLEEPDLFNRAVLDFLTAVDAGRWSRRNPASRSGSATLPASVGGRS; the protein is encoded by the coding sequence ATGCCGAAGGTCCGCATCGACGACGGCGTGAGCCTGTACTACGAAGAGATCGGCCAGGGCACACCCCTCGTGTTCGTCCACGAGTTCGCCGGCGAGATCGCCAGCTGGGACCCCCAGGTGCGCTTCTTCGCCCGCCGCTATCGCACCATCGCCTACAACGCCCGGGGCTATCCGCCCTCGGACGTGCCGGACGACGTGGCCGCCTACTCCCAGGATCGGGCAGCGGACGACATCCGCGGCGTGCTCGACGCGCTCGGGATCGCCCGGGCCCATGTCTGCGGCCTGTCGATGGGCGGCTACGCCACGCTGCACTTCGGCCTGCGCCACCCGAGCCGCGCGCTGTCGCTGGTGGTCGCGGGGGCCGGCTACGGCAGCGTGGTCGCCGAGCGCGAGCGGTTCCACCAGGATTCGGCGCTCATCGCCAGGCGGCTGGACGAGGAGGGCATGAAGGTGGTCGCCGAGTTCTATGCGCGGGGGCCCAGCCGCGTGCAGTTCCTCGACAAGGATCCTCAGGGCTGGCGCGAGTTCTACGAGCGGCTGGCCGCGAGCTCGGCCCGCGGGCACGCGCTCACCCTGCGCGGCGTGCAGATGACGCGGCCGTCCGTCTTCGAGCTGGGCGACCGGCTGGAGCGGCTCGAGGTGCCCACGCTGATCATGACGGGGGACGAGGACGAGCCGTGCCTGGAGCCCGCGGTGTTCATGAAGCGCAAGATTCCCACCGCCGGGCTCGTCGTTCTGCCCAAGGCTGGTCACACTATCAACCTCGAGGAGCCCGACCTGTTCAATCGGGCCGTGCTCGATTTCCTCACTGCCGTGGACGCTGGCCGCTGGTCGCGCCGCAATCCCGCGTCGCGGAGCGGCTCGGCCACGCTGCCCGCTTCGGTCGGAGGCCGCTCATGA
- the greA gene encoding transcription elongation factor GreA, giving the protein MQRTPMTRAGYDKLAAELDRLKRVDRPAITRAIAEARAHGDLSENAEYHAAREKQSFIEGRIAELESKVGAAEVLDPPSEGDRITFGSTVLLEDEAGKQYRYWIVGSDEADPARGKISVLAPLARTLIGKHVGDRVTAQVPGGTRTFDIISANFAWPE; this is encoded by the coding sequence ATCCAGCGCACGCCCATGACGCGGGCGGGGTACGACAAGCTGGCCGCCGAGCTGGACCGGCTCAAGCGCGTGGACCGGCCCGCCATCACCCGGGCCATCGCCGAGGCGCGGGCGCACGGCGATCTCAGCGAGAACGCCGAGTACCACGCCGCCCGGGAGAAGCAGTCGTTCATCGAAGGCCGGATCGCCGAGCTGGAGAGCAAGGTCGGCGCGGCCGAGGTGCTGGACCCGCCCAGCGAGGGGGATCGCATCACTTTCGGCTCCACCGTGCTGCTGGAGGACGAGGCCGGCAAGCAGTACCGCTACTGGATCGTGGGCTCCGACGAGGCCGATCCGGCGCGCGGCAAGATCTCCGTCCTGGCCCCGCTGGCCCGCACCCTGATCGGCAAGCACGTCGGCGATCGGGTCACCGCCCAGGTGCCGGGCGGCACGCGCACCTTCGACATCATCAGCGCCAATTTCGCCTGGCCCGAGTAG
- a CDS encoding SurA N-terminal domain-containing protein, whose translation MITFMRRYRRTLQVALFVVIAAFIGSLFIFGAMGPDGAGRDSVATVNGEEISTERYQRRYQEMLDMYAQVLRDRFSPEMAERFGLAQQVVDDLVQETLVAQRAELEGLAVGDDELNAQIHAIPAFHEGGRFTLKRYEDVLRRRGYGKGAFEQEMRRRLTRIKVERAVRSGVRVSDAEVANAFVEQREQIRAAWALVELAPFVAEITPSEAELTAYLNGHGDEFRLPERRRVQYVAFHPQSFRVAVSEADVEKHYAEHGAEFEEPRQVRAAHVLVRVAETGGSEAEDQAKARIADVIRRARAGEDFAKLAREVSQDPGSAPRGGEIGFIKAGEVVPQFETALFALKKGEVSPEPVRTPFGFHAIKALEVREGGKKPLKAVAGQIRDRLADEAADRAARARAEEVRTTLRGATDFLAEARKLGLTPVESTISRQTAGPAGLAPVDPLETTAFELAQGGVSTPVKTPAGWVVLKHVEHLASAVPPLAEIKDKVAAAVKREQAEVRALARARRLSAEARDADLAAVAKKRGAVYGETARFSRSSPDKRLPGDAMMVALRTPAGTLSEPVKTGQGYYVLRVLERVPPGMEALAGERDKIAADLLARKQGLAWDAWVGAARTNAKIDISTRLPAVRG comes from the coding sequence ATGATCACGTTCATGCGCCGCTACCGCCGGACCCTCCAGGTCGCGCTCTTCGTCGTCATCGCGGCCTTCATCGGGTCGCTGTTCATCTTCGGCGCCATGGGCCCGGACGGCGCCGGGCGGGACAGCGTGGCCACCGTCAACGGCGAGGAGATCTCCACCGAGCGCTACCAGCGGCGCTATCAGGAGATGCTCGACATGTACGCCCAGGTCCTGCGCGACCGCTTCTCGCCCGAGATGGCCGAGCGGTTCGGGCTGGCCCAGCAGGTCGTGGACGACCTCGTGCAGGAGACGCTGGTCGCCCAGCGGGCCGAGCTCGAGGGCCTGGCGGTCGGCGACGACGAGCTGAACGCGCAGATCCACGCGATCCCGGCCTTTCACGAAGGGGGGCGCTTCACCCTCAAGCGGTACGAGGACGTCCTGCGCCGGCGCGGTTACGGCAAGGGCGCCTTCGAGCAGGAGATGCGCCGGCGGCTGACCCGGATCAAGGTCGAGCGGGCCGTCCGCAGTGGCGTCCGGGTCAGCGACGCCGAGGTGGCCAACGCCTTCGTGGAGCAGCGGGAGCAGATCCGCGCGGCGTGGGCCCTGGTGGAGCTGGCGCCGTTCGTGGCCGAGATCACGCCGAGCGAGGCCGAGCTCACTGCTTACCTCAACGGACACGGGGACGAGTTCCGGCTGCCCGAGCGACGGCGGGTGCAGTACGTGGCGTTCCACCCGCAGAGCTTCCGGGTGGCGGTGAGCGAGGCCGACGTGGAGAAGCACTACGCCGAGCACGGCGCCGAGTTCGAGGAGCCGCGGCAGGTGCGCGCCGCCCACGTCCTGGTCCGGGTGGCCGAGACGGGCGGAAGCGAGGCCGAGGACCAGGCCAAAGCCAGGATCGCCGACGTCATCCGGCGCGCCAGGGCCGGTGAGGACTTCGCCAAGCTGGCACGGGAGGTGTCGCAAGATCCGGGCTCGGCCCCGCGCGGCGGCGAGATCGGCTTCATCAAGGCGGGAGAGGTCGTGCCCCAGTTCGAGACCGCCCTCTTCGCGCTCAAGAAGGGCGAGGTCTCGCCGGAGCCGGTGCGCACGCCCTTCGGCTTCCACGCGATCAAGGCACTGGAGGTTCGCGAGGGAGGCAAGAAGCCGCTGAAGGCGGTGGCCGGGCAGATCAGAGATCGGTTGGCCGACGAGGCCGCGGACCGGGCGGCCCGGGCCAGGGCCGAGGAGGTCCGCACCACGCTGCGGGGGGCCACCGACTTCCTGGCCGAGGCCCGCAAGCTCGGCCTCACGCCGGTGGAGTCCACCATCTCCCGCCAGACGGCGGGCCCGGCCGGTCTGGCGCCCGTCGATCCGCTCGAGACCACCGCCTTCGAGCTGGCCCAGGGCGGCGTGTCCACGCCGGTCAAGACTCCCGCCGGCTGGGTCGTGCTCAAGCACGTCGAGCACCTGGCGTCCGCCGTGCCGCCGCTGGCCGAGATCAAGGACAAAGTCGCGGCGGCCGTCAAGCGTGAGCAGGCCGAGGTGCGCGCCCTGGCGCGGGCCAGGCGGCTGAGCGCGGAGGCCCGGGACGCCGACCTGGCGGCCGTGGCCAAGAAGCGGGGGGCGGTCTACGGGGAGACGGCGCGCTTCTCGCGCAGCAGCCCTGACAAGCGGCTGCCCGGCGACGCCATGATGGTCGCGTTGCGGACGCCGGCCGGAACGCTGAGCGAGCCGGTGAAGACCGGGCAGGGATACTATGTGCTCCGCGTGCTCGAGCGCGTGCCGCCCGGCATGGAGGCGCTCGCCGGCGAGCGCGACAAGATCGCCGCCGATCTGCTGGCCCGCAAGCAGGGGCTAGCCTGGGACGCCTGGGTGGGCGCCGCCCGAACCAACGCGAAGATCGACATCTCCACGCGGCTCCCGGCCGTTCGCGGCTAG